From the Microbacterium thalassium genome, one window contains:
- a CDS encoding ATP-binding cassette domain-containing protein, giving the protein MPEATVGPIADSHEVIRVVGARVNNLKDVSVEIPKRRLTVFTGVSGSGKSSLVFDTIAAESQRLINETYSTFVQQFMGSLARPEVDALENLSPAILVDQERMGANARSTVGTVTDVHAMLRMLFSRLGQPHIGSPQAFSFNVPSVSGSGAITLASGKKEKRSFSVTGGMCPRCEGLGEVSDIDLDELFDRTKSLADGAITIPGYTADGWMVKAYTESGFVDPATPIAQYTEQELADFLYKEPTKVKVAGINMTYEGLVPKITKSMLQKDRDALQPHIRAFVERAVKFTACPDCDGTRLSEAARSTKIGGVSIADAAKMQITDLAAWLRTVDDPSVAPLVAGLQQTIDSFVEIGLGYLSLDRSSGTLSGGEAQRTKMIRHLGSSLTDITYVFDEPTAGLHPHDIERMNELLVRLRDKGNTVLVVEHKPEVIRIADHVVDLGPGAGSAGGEITFEGDVAGLTASDTATGRHFGHRARLKPDVRAPKSAIEIRGAAQHNLKDVDVDLPLGVLTVVTGVAGSGKSSLIHGNVLGTDGVVVVDQSQIKGSRRSNPATYTGLLDVIRSAFAKANGVKPALFSANSQGACPVCKGLGVIITELGFTSTVETTCEICEGSGFSDEVLEYTLNDRNIHEVMQMSVAEASDFFASSKPARAILDRLVDVGLAYIKLGQALSTLSGGERQRLKLAISMAKKGAVYVLDEPTTGLHLADVDNLLGMLDRLVDAGNSVIVIEHHQAVMAHADWIIDLGPGAGHDGGTVVFEGTPSDLVADADTLTARHLREYVGG; this is encoded by the coding sequence ATGCCCGAGGCCACCGTCGGCCCCATCGCCGACTCGCACGAGGTCATCCGCGTCGTCGGCGCCCGCGTGAACAACCTGAAGGACGTCTCGGTCGAGATCCCCAAGCGCCGACTCACCGTCTTCACCGGGGTCAGCGGGTCGGGCAAGTCCTCGCTCGTGTTCGACACGATCGCGGCGGAGTCGCAGCGCCTCATCAACGAGACCTACTCGACGTTCGTGCAGCAGTTCATGGGCTCGCTCGCGCGGCCCGAGGTCGACGCGCTCGAGAACCTCAGCCCCGCGATCCTCGTCGACCAGGAGCGCATGGGCGCGAACGCCCGCTCGACGGTCGGCACCGTCACCGACGTCCACGCGATGCTCCGGATGCTGTTCAGCCGGCTCGGTCAGCCCCATATCGGCTCGCCGCAGGCGTTCTCGTTCAACGTTCCGTCGGTGAGCGGGTCGGGGGCGATCACGCTTGCGAGCGGCAAGAAGGAGAAGCGGTCGTTCTCGGTCACCGGCGGCATGTGCCCGAGATGCGAGGGGCTCGGCGAGGTCAGCGACATCGACCTGGACGAGCTTTTCGACCGCACGAAGTCCCTCGCGGACGGCGCCATCACGATCCCCGGCTACACCGCCGACGGCTGGATGGTGAAGGCGTACACCGAGTCGGGCTTCGTCGACCCCGCCACACCCATCGCCCAGTACACCGAGCAGGAGCTCGCGGACTTCCTCTACAAGGAGCCGACGAAGGTCAAGGTCGCCGGCATCAACATGACCTACGAGGGGCTCGTCCCCAAGATCACGAAGTCGATGCTGCAGAAGGACCGCGACGCGCTGCAGCCGCACATCCGCGCGTTCGTCGAGCGGGCCGTGAAGTTCACCGCGTGCCCGGACTGCGACGGCACGCGCCTGAGCGAGGCGGCGCGCTCGACGAAGATCGGCGGCGTCAGCATCGCGGATGCCGCGAAGATGCAGATCACCGACCTCGCCGCGTGGCTGCGCACCGTGGACGACCCGTCGGTTGCTCCGCTCGTGGCGGGCCTGCAGCAGACGATCGACTCCTTTGTCGAGATCGGGCTCGGCTATCTGTCGCTCGACCGGTCCAGCGGCACGCTGTCGGGCGGCGAGGCGCAGCGGACCAAGATGATCCGTCACCTCGGGTCGAGCCTCACCGACATCACCTACGTGTTCGACGAGCCGACCGCGGGGCTGCATCCGCACGACATCGAGCGCATGAACGAGCTGCTCGTGCGCCTGCGCGACAAGGGCAACACGGTGCTCGTGGTCGAGCACAAGCCCGAGGTGATCCGCATCGCCGACCACGTCGTCGACCTGGGGCCGGGGGCGGGCTCCGCGGGCGGTGAGATCACGTTCGAGGGCGATGTCGCGGGCCTCACGGCATCCGACACCGCCACCGGGCGCCACTTCGGCCACCGCGCGCGGCTGAAGCCCGATGTGCGCGCGCCGAAGAGCGCGATCGAGATCCGCGGCGCCGCGCAGCACAACCTGAAGGACGTCGACGTCGACCTGCCGCTCGGTGTGCTCACGGTCGTCACGGGGGTCGCCGGCTCGGGCAAGTCCTCGCTCATCCACGGAAACGTGCTGGGCACCGACGGCGTCGTGGTCGTCGACCAGTCCCAGATCAAGGGCTCGCGACGCAGCAATCCGGCCACCTACACGGGCCTGCTCGATGTCATCCGGTCGGCCTTCGCGAAGGCGAACGGCGTCAAGCCGGCCCTGTTCAGCGCCAACTCGCAGGGCGCGTGCCCGGTCTGCAAGGGGCTCGGCGTCATCATCACCGAACTCGGCTTCACCTCGACCGTCGAGACGACGTGCGAGATCTGCGAGGGCTCCGGCTTCTCCGACGAGGTGCTCGAGTACACGCTGAACGACCGCAACATCCACGAGGTCATGCAGATGTCGGTGGCCGAGGCATCCGACTTCTTCGCGTCGTCCAAGCCGGCGCGCGCGATCCTCGACCGCCTCGTCGACGTCGGGCTGGCGTACATCAAGCTCGGGCAGGCGCTGAGCACGCTGTCGGGCGGCGAGCGGCAGCGGCTCAAGCTCGCCATCTCGATGGCCAAGAAGGGGGCGGTCTACGTCCTCGACGAGCCGACGACGGGCCTGCATCTCGCCGACGTCGACAACCTGCTCGGGATGCTCGACCGCCTCGTCGACGCCGGCAACAGCGTCATCGTCATCGAGCACCACCAGGCCGTGATGGCGCACGCCGACTGGATCATCGACCTCGGGCCGGGGGCCGGCCACGACGGCGGCACGGTGGTGTTCGAGGGGACGCCGTCAGACCTCGTCGCCGACGCCGACACGCTCACGGCGCGGCACCTGCGCGAGTACGTCGGCGGCTGA
- a CDS encoding DNA-3-methyladenine glycosylase I: protein MSADVIAGPDGTDRCAWVGDDAEYRRYHDEEWGRPLHGDRALFEKMSLEGFQAGLSWITILRKRPRFRDVFDGFDPGAVAGYGDEDVERLMADAGIVRNRAKIEATISNARIVVDMDAGELDALLWSFAPASARPRPASFADVPATTAESDALSKALKKRGFRFVGSTTMYALMQSAGMVDDHVAGCWRAR, encoded by the coding sequence ATGAGCGCCGATGTGATCGCGGGCCCCGACGGCACCGACCGGTGCGCGTGGGTCGGCGACGATGCCGAGTACCGCCGGTACCACGACGAGGAGTGGGGACGACCCCTGCACGGCGACCGCGCGCTGTTCGAGAAGATGAGCCTCGAGGGGTTCCAGGCCGGGCTGTCGTGGATCACGATCCTGCGCAAGCGCCCGCGGTTCCGCGACGTCTTCGACGGATTCGACCCCGGGGCGGTGGCCGGATACGGCGACGAGGACGTCGAACGGCTGATGGCGGATGCCGGCATCGTGCGCAATCGCGCGAAGATCGAGGCGACCATCTCCAACGCGCGGATCGTCGTCGACATGGACGCCGGTGAGCTGGACGCGCTGCTGTGGTCGTTCGCACCGGCATCCGCACGCCCGCGCCCGGCGTCGTTCGCGGACGTACCGGCGACGACCGCCGAATCGGATGCCCTGAGCAAGGCGCTGAAGAAGCGGGGCTTCCGCTTCGTCGGCTCGACGACGATGTACGCGCTCATGCAGTCCGCGGGGATGGTCGACGACCATGTCGCCGGCTGCTGGCGGGCGCGCTGA
- a CDS encoding glucose-6-phosphate dehydrogenase, with the protein MKIVSSSDWRSSLPFETPTLLSEVMPGEDANCFICGTGADPRPRTELWAVKHRHPKNHDGYVRFYCLEHRPAVAAPPAPTVTAASTGRSRSASRPAAERRTAAPRRTPAPEKPRAVCPNCFVEVAASGVCGLCGEKIA; encoded by the coding sequence ATGAAGATCGTCTCGTCGTCGGATTGGCGCAGCTCCCTCCCGTTCGAGACCCCGACGCTGCTGTCGGAGGTCATGCCGGGCGAGGACGCCAACTGCTTCATCTGCGGCACGGGTGCGGATCCCCGGCCGCGCACCGAGCTGTGGGCGGTCAAGCACCGCCACCCCAAGAACCACGACGGCTACGTGCGCTTCTACTGCCTCGAGCACCGGCCCGCGGTCGCCGCGCCGCCGGCTCCGACGGTCACCGCGGCGAGCACGGGCCGCTCCCGGTCGGCATCGCGCCCGGCCGCCGAGCGCCGCACCGCCGCACCGCGCCGGACGCCAGCCCCCGAGAAGCCCCGGGCGGTGTGCCCGAACTGCTTCGTCGAGGTCGCGGCGAGCGGCGTGTGCGGCCTCTGCGGCGAGAAGATCGCCTGA
- a CDS encoding acyl-CoA dehydrogenase yields MTDAAVRSPKPSTSKRTPAGGAPVAPHTAEEASEPRIDRDAVTDLLLGTWAETRREAREMVKDPAFWRVEGMPMPEHRERVLAQLRLLVENGASGRAYPVEYGGKNNNGANLAGFQEVVLADPSLQIKSGVQWGLFGSAIQQLGTKKHHDAWLRDVMTLDLPGAFAMTETGHGSDVAAIGTTATYDPETEEFVIHTPFRGAWKDYLGNAALHGKAATVFAQLITGGVNYGVHCFFVPLRDDEGNFLPGIGGEDDGVKGGLNGIDNGRLHFDHVRVPRFNMLDRYGQVAADGTYTSEIDSPGRRFFTMLGALVQGRVSLDGAATTGTALALHIATTYANQRRQFDSGAGTDEVVLLDYGKHQRRLLPLIAQNYAQFFAHDELLRKFDGVFSGEHDTPQEREDLETLAAALKPLSTWNALSTIQECREACGGAGFLAENRLVGLHQDLDVYVTFEGDNNVLLQLVGKRLLSDYAKQFKGADAAKLARFAVGQTAGKVFHGAGLRQLGQAVADFGSTARSVELGLRADQQHELLAGRVEQMVADVAAALRPASKLDAAEAAALFNAHQAELIEAARAHGELLQWEAFSDGVNAVQDEGTKRVLTWLRDLFGLHLIEKHLAWHLINGRLSTQRAASVSRYIDRLCLRLRPHAQDLVDAYGFAPEHVRAPIASGAEQARQDEARAYYDALAASGDAPVSEKSLKKKK; encoded by the coding sequence ATGACCGACGCCGCCGTCCGTTCCCCGAAGCCGTCCACGAGCAAGCGCACGCCCGCCGGCGGCGCTCCCGTCGCCCCGCATACCGCGGAAGAGGCATCCGAGCCCCGCATCGACCGCGATGCGGTCACCGACCTGCTCCTCGGCACGTGGGCCGAGACCCGCCGCGAAGCGCGCGAGATGGTCAAGGACCCGGCCTTCTGGCGCGTCGAGGGGATGCCGATGCCCGAGCACCGCGAGCGCGTGCTGGCACAGCTGCGCCTGCTCGTCGAGAACGGCGCGTCGGGACGCGCGTACCCCGTGGAGTACGGCGGCAAGAACAACAACGGTGCGAACCTCGCCGGCTTCCAGGAGGTCGTCCTCGCCGACCCGAGCCTGCAGATCAAGTCGGGTGTGCAGTGGGGCCTGTTCGGCTCGGCCATCCAGCAGCTGGGTACGAAGAAGCACCACGACGCCTGGCTGCGCGACGTCATGACGCTCGATCTTCCCGGAGCGTTCGCCATGACCGAGACCGGGCACGGATCGGATGTCGCCGCCATCGGCACGACCGCGACGTACGACCCCGAGACCGAGGAGTTCGTCATCCACACCCCGTTCCGGGGCGCCTGGAAGGACTACCTCGGCAACGCCGCTCTGCACGGAAAGGCGGCGACGGTGTTCGCGCAGCTGATCACCGGCGGCGTCAACTACGGCGTGCACTGCTTCTTCGTGCCGCTGCGCGACGACGAGGGGAACTTCCTCCCCGGCATCGGCGGCGAAGACGACGGCGTCAAGGGCGGGCTCAACGGCATCGACAACGGCCGCCTGCACTTCGACCACGTCCGCGTGCCGCGCTTCAATATGCTCGACCGCTACGGGCAGGTCGCCGCCGACGGGACCTACACGTCCGAGATCGACAGCCCCGGCCGCCGCTTCTTCACGATGCTCGGCGCTCTCGTGCAGGGCCGCGTGTCGCTCGACGGCGCCGCGACCACCGGCACCGCGCTGGCGCTGCACATCGCGACCACCTACGCCAACCAGCGCCGCCAGTTCGACTCGGGCGCCGGCACCGATGAGGTCGTGCTGCTGGACTACGGCAAGCACCAGCGGCGCCTGCTGCCCCTGATCGCCCAGAACTACGCGCAGTTCTTCGCGCACGACGAGCTGCTGCGCAAGTTCGACGGCGTCTTCAGCGGCGAGCACGACACGCCTCAGGAGCGCGAGGACCTCGAGACCCTCGCGGCCGCGCTCAAGCCCCTGTCGACGTGGAACGCGCTGTCGACCATCCAGGAGTGCCGCGAGGCGTGCGGCGGTGCCGGCTTCCTCGCCGAGAACCGTCTGGTGGGCCTGCACCAGGACCTCGACGTGTACGTCACCTTCGAAGGCGACAACAACGTGCTGCTGCAGCTGGTCGGCAAGCGCCTGCTCAGCGACTACGCCAAGCAGTTCAAGGGGGCGGATGCCGCCAAGCTCGCCCGCTTCGCCGTCGGGCAGACCGCGGGCAAGGTCTTCCACGGCGCCGGGCTGCGCCAGCTCGGCCAGGCCGTCGCCGACTTCGGCTCGACCGCCCGCTCGGTCGAGCTGGGCCTGCGCGCCGACCAGCAGCACGAGCTGCTCGCCGGCCGCGTCGAGCAGATGGTCGCCGACGTCGCCGCCGCTCTGCGACCGGCATCCAAGCTCGATGCCGCCGAGGCCGCCGCGCTGTTCAACGCGCACCAGGCCGAGCTCATCGAGGCCGCTCGCGCCCACGGTGAGCTGCTGCAGTGGGAGGCCTTCTCGGACGGCGTCAACGCCGTGCAGGACGAGGGCACGAAGCGCGTGCTGACGTGGCTGCGCGACCTGTTCGGGCTGCACCTGATCGAGAAGCACCTCGCGTGGCACCTGATCAACGGGCGCCTGTCGACGCAGCGCGCGGCATCCGTCTCGCGCTACATCGACCGCCTGTGCCTGCGGCTGCGTCCGCACGCGCAGGACCTCGTCGACGCCTACGGCTTCGCGCCCGAGCACGTGCGCGCCCCCATCGCGTCGGGCGCCGAGCAGGCCCGTCAGGACGAGGCGCGCGCGTACTACGACGCGCTCGCGGCCTCGGGCGACGCTCCCGTGTCGGAGAAGTCGCTCAAGAAGAAGAAGTAG
- a CDS encoding GNAT family N-acetyltransferase: MEVSLVPWSPHDLGVLERANTPEMTRHLGGPETDEQVRARHERYLRDRETGASHMFRIDVDGHTVGGIGYWPIEFDGEPAYEAGWSVEPAWQGRGVATEALRHLVERVTAAGDRRLLVAFPWPANAASNAMCRRAGFELRGTSSGPWRGQDVTYNNWVLDLGAE; the protein is encoded by the coding sequence ATGGAGGTGTCGCTCGTCCCCTGGAGCCCGCACGATCTGGGCGTGCTCGAGCGCGCCAACACCCCGGAGATGACGCGGCACCTCGGCGGCCCCGAGACCGACGAACAGGTGCGCGCGCGGCACGAGCGCTACCTGCGCGACCGCGAGACGGGCGCATCGCACATGTTCCGCATCGACGTGGACGGGCACACCGTCGGCGGCATCGGCTACTGGCCGATCGAGTTCGACGGCGAGCCCGCCTACGAGGCCGGATGGAGCGTCGAGCCGGCGTGGCAGGGACGCGGCGTGGCGACCGAGGCGCTGCGGCACCTCGTGGAGCGGGTCACCGCAGCCGGTGACCGCCGGCTGCTGGTGGCCTTCCCGTGGCCGGCGAACGCGGCGTCGAACGCGATGTGCCGGCGCGCCGGGTTCGAGCTGCGGGGCACGTCGTCGGGGCCGTGGCGGGGGCAGGACGTCACGTACAACAACTGGGTGCTCGACCTCGGCGCGGAGTGA
- a CDS encoding formate--tetrahydrofolate ligase, whose amino-acid sequence MSPSNIEIAQAAHLHPITEIAEGLGIPDESIEPYGRHKAKVALDYLAGITDRPRGKLVLVTAVSPTPAGEGKTTTTVGLGDALNRVGERAMICLREPALGPVFGMKGGAAGGGHAQVVPMEDINLHFTGDFAAIGVATNLLAALIDNHIHHGNELGIDLRRVTWRRVLDVNDRALRDVAIGLGGPGNGYPRESGFDIVVASEVMAVFCLATDLADLKERLGEIVVGYTRDRHPVRARDLDAHGSMTAVLRDALAPNLVQTLEHTPAFVHGGPFANIAHGCNSLIATSSALHLADYVVTEAGFGADLGAEKFVDILCRESGLRPDAAVIVATVRAMKYHGGVNVPDLADENIAAVRKGCANVRRHLTTVRETFGIPAVVAINHRAEDTDAEVAALVDEVAAAGGRAVVARHFAEGGAGAEELARAVVELCDEPSELSFTYPDEAPLWDKMRAIATRVYGASDITAPTSVRNQIRRLQEDGYGGLPVCVAKTQYSFSTDAKLRGAPSGHVVDIREVRLSAGAGFVVMICGDIMTMPGLPAVPAAASIDVDEDGRIVGLF is encoded by the coding sequence ATGAGTCCGAGCAACATCGAGATCGCGCAGGCGGCGCACCTGCATCCCATCACCGAGATCGCCGAGGGACTCGGCATTCCGGACGAGAGCATCGAGCCGTACGGCCGGCACAAGGCCAAGGTCGCGCTCGATTACCTCGCCGGAATCACCGACCGCCCGCGCGGCAAGCTCGTGCTCGTCACGGCCGTCTCGCCGACCCCGGCGGGCGAGGGCAAGACGACCACCACGGTGGGCCTGGGCGATGCCCTGAACCGCGTCGGCGAACGCGCCATGATCTGCCTGCGCGAGCCCGCCCTCGGGCCGGTGTTCGGCATGAAAGGCGGCGCCGCCGGCGGCGGTCATGCGCAGGTCGTGCCGATGGAGGACATCAACCTGCACTTCACCGGAGACTTCGCCGCGATCGGCGTCGCGACGAATCTGCTCGCGGCGCTCATCGACAACCACATCCACCACGGCAACGAGCTCGGCATCGATCTGCGGCGCGTGACGTGGCGGCGCGTGCTGGACGTCAACGACCGGGCGCTGCGCGATGTCGCGATCGGCCTGGGCGGACCGGGCAACGGCTACCCGCGAGAGAGCGGGTTCGACATCGTCGTTGCCAGCGAGGTCATGGCGGTGTTCTGCCTCGCGACGGACCTCGCCGACCTCAAGGAGCGGCTCGGCGAGATCGTCGTCGGGTACACGCGCGACCGGCATCCGGTGCGGGCGCGAGACCTCGACGCGCACGGCTCGATGACGGCGGTTCTGCGCGACGCGCTCGCGCCCAATCTCGTGCAGACGCTCGAGCACACGCCCGCGTTCGTCCACGGCGGGCCGTTCGCGAACATCGCGCACGGCTGCAACTCCCTCATCGCGACCTCGTCGGCGCTGCACCTGGCCGACTACGTCGTCACCGAGGCGGGCTTCGGCGCCGACCTCGGGGCCGAGAAGTTCGTCGACATCCTGTGCCGCGAGTCGGGACTGCGCCCCGACGCCGCCGTCATCGTCGCGACGGTCCGGGCGATGAAGTACCACGGCGGCGTCAACGTCCCGGATCTGGCCGACGAGAACATCGCGGCGGTCCGCAAAGGCTGCGCCAACGTGCGCCGCCACCTCACGACGGTGCGCGAGACGTTCGGGATCCCGGCGGTCGTCGCCATCAACCATCGCGCGGAGGACACGGATGCCGAGGTCGCGGCGCTCGTGGACGAAGTGGCGGCCGCGGGCGGGCGCGCCGTCGTGGCGCGGCACTTCGCCGAAGGCGGCGCGGGCGCGGAGGAGCTCGCGCGCGCCGTGGTGGAGCTGTGCGACGAGCCGAGCGAGCTGAGCTTCACGTATCCCGACGAGGCGCCGCTGTGGGACAAGATGCGGGCGATCGCGACGCGCGTGTACGGCGCATCCGACATCACGGCTCCGACCTCGGTCCGAAACCAGATCCGGCGGCTGCAGGAGGACGGCTACGGCGGCCTGCCCGTGTGCGTGGCGAAGACCCAGTACTCCTTCTCGACGGATGCGAAGCTGCGCGGCGCCCCGTCGGGCCACGTCGTCGACATCCGCGAGGTCCGGCTGTCGGCCGGGGCCGGGTTCGTCGTGATGATCTGCGGCGACATCATGACCATGCCGGGTCTGCCCGCGGTGCCGGCGGCGGCCTCGATCGACGTCGACGAGGACGGGCGCATCGTCGGGCTGTTCTGA
- a CDS encoding MBL fold metallo-hydrolase, translated as MRELDEVAPGVLVATSREQQTTSTVLVAGGDALLIDPSWTPDELDGLAAELQSRGIRVVGGFSTHAHHDHLLWHPGFGSVPRWASPAAARQARRERQTAIAALGPGFPDRLVDLVGLVRPVGAELPRASVPRGFHPRLIIHDGHAPGHTALWLPEQRVLIAGDMLSDVELPLPFEPDDIPSYLEGLDLLADAAARAAVVIPGHGSPGPDALARLEADRAYLDDVLNARPSSDPRLGNPGMDDVDESVRRIAAGRRRT; from the coding sequence ATGCGCGAACTCGACGAGGTCGCACCCGGGGTGCTGGTGGCCACCAGCCGCGAGCAGCAGACCACCTCCACCGTGCTCGTCGCGGGCGGCGACGCGCTGCTGATCGATCCGTCCTGGACGCCCGACGAGCTGGACGGGCTCGCCGCAGAGCTGCAGTCCCGCGGTATCCGGGTCGTCGGCGGATTCTCGACGCACGCCCATCACGACCACCTGCTGTGGCACCCGGGCTTCGGCAGCGTGCCGAGGTGGGCGTCGCCCGCCGCCGCTCGCCAGGCGCGCCGGGAGCGCCAGACCGCCATCGCCGCGCTGGGACCCGGCTTTCCGGATCGGCTCGTCGACCTCGTGGGGCTCGTGCGGCCCGTCGGCGCGGAGCTGCCGCGCGCCTCCGTTCCCCGGGGGTTCCATCCGCGCCTGATCATCCACGACGGTCACGCCCCGGGGCATACCGCGCTGTGGCTGCCCGAGCAGCGGGTGCTGATCGCGGGGGACATGCTCAGCGACGTGGAGCTGCCGCTGCCGTTCGAGCCCGACGACATCCCGTCGTATCTCGAGGGCCTCGATCTGCTGGCGGATGCCGCCGCCCGCGCCGCCGTGGTGATCCCGGGGCACGGCAGCCCCGGTCCCGACGCCCTCGCCCGCCTCGAGGCCGACCGGGCCTACCTGGACGACGTGCTGAACGCGAGGCCGTCATCCGACCCCCGACTCGGGAACCCCGGCATGGACGACGTCGACGAGAGCGTGCGCCGGATCGCGGCCGGCCGGCGGAGGACGTAG
- a CDS encoding SRPBCC family protein, protein MTTITHARGVHVDAPVERVFDHVKDPRSFAAAMAAVEGESHHRLATTTMAPDDGVGSTWEWEVRFMLLRFHPRTTREEYVPNERIVDHTSSGLTWTYGLEPEGTGTKLTLSGALADRPRALAQAADAVVWNGDEDLDKMLAAFKQAIEAGA, encoded by the coding sequence ATGACGACGATCACCCACGCGCGCGGCGTTCACGTCGATGCACCTGTCGAGCGGGTGTTCGATCACGTGAAGGATCCCCGGAGCTTCGCCGCTGCCATGGCCGCTGTCGAAGGCGAGTCGCACCATCGCCTCGCCACGACGACGATGGCGCCGGACGACGGCGTGGGATCGACGTGGGAATGGGAGGTGCGCTTCATGCTGCTCCGGTTCCATCCGCGGACGACGCGCGAAGAGTACGTTCCGAACGAGCGGATCGTGGACCACACGTCGTCCGGCCTGACGTGGACGTACGGACTCGAGCCGGAGGGCACCGGCACGAAGCTGACGCTGTCGGGTGCGCTGGCCGACAGGCCGCGCGCGCTCGCCCAAGCCGCGGACGCGGTCGTCTGGAACGGCGACGAGGATCTCGACAAGATGCTCGCCGCCTTCAAGCAGGCGATCGAGGCCGGGGCGTAG
- the recQ gene encoding DNA helicase RecQ has translation MTSPSDPYADIAWDPDAYAPPDDAYAPPPDDWAPPPDGFLPPPDPGDAFAAPADTAGPSRDFTRAKPADVLHEVYGYDTFRGDQAAIVDHVIAGGDAVVLMPTGGGKSVCYQVPALVRPGTGLVVSPLIALMHDQVDALVANGVRAAYLNSTQLPGERQAVERAYLAGELDLLYVAPERLNTEPMLRFLEKGRLSVIAIDEAHCVSQWGHDFRPDYLALGDLADRFAGVPRLALTATATPATHQEITERLRMPKAEHFVSSFDRPNIQYRIEAKSDPRRQLAAFITAQPAGSAGIVYALSRKSVEQTAQYLQTQGLDALPYHAGLDAAVRAKNQSRFLREDGVVMVATIAFGMGIDKPDVRFVAHIDLPKSVEGYYQETGRAGRDGEPSVAWMAYGLGDVVQQRRMIDQSPGDRGYKIRLGQHLDAMLALCETVGCRRQNLLGYFGEQSEPCGNCDTCLEAPETWDGLVPAQKLLSTIVRLQRERGQSFGAGHLIDILRGASTDRIRQQSHDTLSTYGLGADLSEQDWRSVVRQLLARGILVARGEYGTLALGEPASGVLRGETPVPLRRDVLGRTGGAPRQRKVSASESLAEGDRGLFEALREWRAGVAKELGVPAYIVFGDATLRALAEHRPESLGDLDGITGIGAKKREAYGEAVLEVVSAAG, from the coding sequence GTGACCAGCCCGTCGGATCCGTACGCAGACATCGCGTGGGACCCGGACGCCTATGCGCCGCCGGACGACGCCTACGCCCCGCCGCCCGACGACTGGGCGCCGCCGCCCGACGGCTTCCTGCCCCCGCCGGATCCCGGTGACGCCTTCGCCGCGCCCGCCGACACCGCCGGTCCGAGCCGCGACTTCACCCGCGCGAAGCCCGCCGACGTCCTGCACGAGGTGTACGGGTACGACACGTTCCGCGGCGACCAGGCCGCGATCGTCGACCATGTGATCGCCGGTGGCGACGCCGTCGTCCTGATGCCGACCGGCGGCGGCAAGAGCGTCTGCTACCAGGTGCCGGCCCTCGTGCGTCCGGGCACCGGCCTCGTGGTGAGCCCGCTCATCGCCCTCATGCACGACCAGGTCGACGCGCTCGTGGCCAACGGCGTGCGCGCCGCCTACCTCAACTCGACGCAGCTGCCGGGCGAGCGGCAGGCGGTCGAGCGGGCCTACCTCGCGGGCGAGCTCGACCTGCTCTACGTCGCTCCCGAGCGGCTGAACACCGAGCCGATGCTGCGCTTCCTCGAGAAGGGGCGCCTCAGCGTCATCGCGATCGACGAGGCGCACTGCGTGAGCCAGTGGGGACACGACTTCCGCCCCGACTACCTGGCGCTCGGCGACCTCGCCGATCGCTTCGCAGGCGTGCCCCGCCTCGCCCTCACGGCGACGGCCACGCCGGCGACCCACCAGGAGATCACCGAGCGGCTGCGGATGCCGAAGGCCGAGCACTTCGTCTCGAGCTTCGACCGGCCCAACATCCAGTACCGCATCGAGGCGAAGTCCGATCCGCGGCGCCAGCTCGCGGCCTTCATCACGGCGCAGCCGGCGGGTTCCGCCGGCATCGTCTACGCCCTGAGCCGCAAGTCGGTCGAGCAGACCGCCCAGTACCTCCAGACCCAGGGCCTCGACGCGCTGCCGTACCACGCGGGTCTCGACGCCGCGGTGCGGGCCAAGAACCAGTCGCGCTTCCTCCGCGAGGACGGCGTCGTCATGGTCGCCACGATCGCGTTCGGCATGGGGATCGACAAGCCCGACGTCCGCTTCGTCGCGCACATCGACCTGCCGAAGTCGGTCGAGGGCTACTACCAGGAGACCGGCCGCGCCGGCCGTGACGGCGAGCCGTCGGTGGCGTGGATGGCCTACGGCCTCGGTGACGTCGTGCAGCAGCGGCGCATGATCGACCAGTCGCCGGGCGACCGCGGCTACAAGATCCGGCTCGGCCAGCATCTCGACGCGATGCTCGCGCTGTGCGAGACGGTCGGATGCCGCCGCCAGAACCTGCTCGGCTACTTCGGTGAACAGTCCGAGCCGTGCGGCAACTGCGACACGTGCCTCGAGGCGCCCGAGACGTGGGACGGTCTCGTTCCCGCGCAGAAGCTGCTGTCGACGATCGTGCGCCTGCAGCGCGAGCGCGGCCAGTCGTTCGGCGCCGGGCACCTCATCGACATCCTGCGCGGCGCCTCGACCGACCGCATCCGCCAGCAGAGCCACGACACCCTGTCGACCTACGGCCTCGGCGCCGACCTGTCGGAGCAGGACTGGCGCAGCGTCGTGCGGCAGCTGCTGGCCCGCGGCATCCTCGTCGCCCGCGGCGAGTACGGCACGCTCGCCCTCGGCGAGCCCGCCTCCGGCGTGCTGCGCGGCGAAACCCCGGTGCCGCTGCGCCGCGACGTCCTCGGTCGCACCGGCGGCGCGCCGCGCCAGCGCAAGGTCTCGGCGTCGGAGTCGCTCGCCGAGGGCGACCGCGGGCTCTTCGAGGCGCTGCGGGAGTGGCGCGCCGGCGTCGCCAAAGAACTCGGAGTGCCCGCCTACATCGTGTTCGGCGACGCGACACTGCGCGCGCTCGCCGAACACCGGCCCGAGAGCCTCGGCGACCTCGACGGCATCACCGGCATCGGCGCCAAGAAACGCGAGGCCTACGGCGAGGCCGTGCTCGAGGTGGTGTCGGCCGCGGGCTGA